The following are encoded together in the Hemicordylus capensis ecotype Gifberg chromosome 4, rHemCap1.1.pri, whole genome shotgun sequence genome:
- the LOC128322698 gene encoding uncharacterized protein LOC128322698: MGGCWSWVNCRSHPEAEPKDEDEEGAQTGHPRNPAHVAPCPGGPMLHHVLADPLREEPNEATLVPGPLPGPHINNGILGEELNEATSVPGSLSGPPICTDILEETLREETSMPGSLLGPHITNDILGEEVNEETSVPGPSIPTGTPKEEAFVSETLPEPSIADNDLSQEIEILTGLQNDYVQRQMRVRRISQQFPRSLRAINLQIGHARTRLIRSEVRLQRWGKEGDQALMPVIQTASRDVPEGPAACLRPPGSSSSSSSASLEVGSIPPSTSTSSFLLHPSPPPPPSPPPLEPDLSNVKETFQSLMDLQFHQLNDRQRDLRSCQECVQNLKALRGQLRRLRSRLARVEATMGILVPPRELDVEEEKEKDQNQQ, translated from the exons atgggtggctgctggtcgtgggtgaactgtag gtctcacccagaggcagaacccaa ggatgaagatgaagagggggcacagactg gtcatcccagaaatccAGCCCATGTTGCCCCATGTCCTGGGGGACCCATGTTGCACCATGTTCTGGCGGACCCTCTGAGGGAAGAGCCCAATGAGGCAACCTTGGTGCCAGGACCCCTTCCAGGACCTCACATCAACAATGGTATTCTGGGAGAAGAGCTTAACGAGGCAACctcagtgccaggatccctttcagGACCTCCCATTTGCACTGATATTCTCGAGGAAACTCTCAGAGAGGAAACCTCGATGCCAGGATCCCTTCTaggacctcacatcaccaatgacattctgggggaagaggtcaatgaggaaacctcagtgccaggtccttccatccccactggcactccaaagGAAGAAGCTTTTGTGTCAGAGACCTTACcagagccttccattgctgacAATGATCTTTCACAAGAAATAGAAATCCTCACAGGATTACAGAATGACTATGTCCAGCGGC AAATGAGGGTTCGCCGCATTTCCCAgcagttccctcgttctctccggGCCATCAACTTGCAAATTGGACACGCAAGGacaaggctcatccgcagtgaagttcggctgcagcggtggggaaaggaag gtgACCAAGCTCTGATGCCTGTAATTCAGACAGCTTCTCgtg atgttcctgaagGCCCTGCTGCATGTCTCCGCCCCCCTGGGTCcagttcatcatcatcttctgcctcgctggaagttggctccatcccaccctccacctccacctcttctttcctcctgcatccctctccccctccccctccttccccacctcctctagagccggacctcagcaatgtgaaGGAAACTTTCcagagtttgatggatttgcagttccatcagctaaatgacc gccaaagagacctccgcagctgccaggaatgtgtgcaaaacctcaaggcactgaggggacagctCAGGAGACTGCGGAGCAGACTGGCAAGGGTGGAAGCCACCATGGGGatcctggttcctccaagggagctggatgttgaggaggaaaaagagaaagaccaaaaccagcaataa